Sequence from the Flavobacterium sp. J372 genome:
CCAAATACCAAGATGTTTTCGGGTTAACCCTGGTTGAGTTGGCGCAGCAAAATGATAAAATCATCGGGATTACGCCGGCCATGCCATCGGGCTCGTCTATGAAATTTATGATGGAGGCTTTCCCGGATCGTGCCATTGACGTTGGCATTGCCGAGCAGCACGCCGTAACCCTCTCCGCAGGCCTTGCCAGCCAAGGAATGACGGTGTTTTGCAACATCTACTCAACCTTCCTGCAACGGGCATATGACCAGGTTATTCACGATGTGGCTTTGCAAAATTTGCCTGTTATTTTCTGCCTTGACCGCGCCGGGCTGGTTGGCGAAGACGGCGCTACACATCACGGTGTTTTTGATATTGCCTACCTCAGCTGTATACCTAACCTTATCATTTATGCACCGCGAAATGAGTCTGATTTACGAAACATTTTATATACCGCCCAGCTTGGGCTGCCCCACCCCATTGCTATTCGCTACCCGCGTGGCCGTGCAGAAAACGCCGACTGGCTGAAGCCGTTTGAACGCATTGAAATAGGTAAGGCACAACAGCTGAAGTCCGGTAGTGAAGCTGCGATTTTAAGCACGGGTACAATCGGCAACAATGTTACCAAAGCGCTTGCAAATAGTAGTAGCGCTGATAAGTTTTCGCATTATGATTTTGGGTTTATAAAGCCGCTTGATGAAGAGCTCTTACATAAGATTTTTGCAGAATTCAAATCCATCATTACTATTGAAGACGGTACCGTTATCGGCGGTTTCGGCAGCAGCATTACGGCCTTTGCTGCAAAGCATAACTACAGAGCTGCTATCAGGGTTTTAGGGATTCCGGACAACTTCATTGAACACGGAACAGTAACCGAACTGCAACAAATTTGCGGTATAGACGTTAAATCACTTACCGATATTTTTTCGGCTTACTAAAATTACCGACTTTTGCACCGAATTAAAACCGTTTCCCGATGAAGTTCAGGGTATACCTCACTACAGTAGTGTTTTTGGCGTTTTTTTTTCAATTGAAAGCACAGGTGCTTATTACTACAACCCTGCCTGATACCATTACTTACTGGACGAAAACCAATACCGTGGGCCTTGACATAAACCAGGTAGCTTTTGTTAACTGGAGCGTAGGTGGTAATAATTCGGTTGCCGGGCTTGCCAAAGGCGCTTTCATCAGGAAATACACCAAAGGCAACCTCAACTGGAATAATGAGCTAATACTGAAATATGGGCTTAACAGTCAGGAAGGGCGTGAGATGCGAAAGACAGACGACCAGATACAAATGAACTCGACCTTCGGCTACCGCACAGACACGATATCTAACTGGTACTACAGTTCAAAATTTACTTTTAATACCCAGTTTGCCAACGGTTATGCCTACCCTAATACCGATATTGAAATCTCTGCCCCATTTGCACCTGCTTATATTTTCCTGGGTGTTGGTACAGAGTACATCCGCAAAGACCTTGGGCTTACTGCTTATTTCTCGCCTCTTACTGAAAAGACTACTTTAGTCCTGAACCAGATGCTTGCAGATAAAGGTGCATTTGGGGTTGATGGTGCCATTTATGACAGTGAGAGCAATAAATTACGAGACGGCAAAAAGTCGCGTACTGAAGTTGGTATACTTGTAACCAACCAGATAAAGCGCCCAGTAGCTAAAAACATAAAAATGGATCACCGTATAAGTTTCTACAGCGATTACCTGAACAATTTCGGGAATATTGATGTAGACTGGCAGCTGTCGCTTGATATGACCGTAAATGAATATGTGAAGGCCAACATAGGCACCCATATTATTTATGATGATGATATAAAAGCTACCGAAGAGCGTGATGGCGGAGTAGTGACCGTAGGCCCGAAACTTCAGCTGAAGCAAATACTAGGGCTTGGGCTGAGCTATACTTTTTAGTCAGATTTTTCGATTATTAGATCTTTCGACAGCATGACTATTTCAACAATTGACCTCTTCGATTACTCGACAGCATGACTGTCTGAATGCTTATTCTTCATATACTTGGTAATTCGAACAGTCGAAATCGAATATCCAACTTTCGAAGATGTCGAACAGTCGATTATTTGTTCCCTGTTATCATATTGTACAACAGCACTGCCTTACCATCGGTAAGGGTTGATACAAAGTGGCAGATATGCAGCAGCCTGTCATATAAGTTCATTTTTTCGGTGATGAACTTTTCGGGAAGCATTTTCAGCAGCAGGTTGTCATAATTTCCCGCGGTGCCGTCATACTTTTTGTTGTAAGCGGTACAGAAGCTATCCAGAAGTACATTAATCATCCTGTAACCCATTATCTCCTTTTCTACTACTTCACGGCTTTGGTAGATATTCTTCACGCTCAGATTGATGATATCACGCATTTGTGCAGTATATCTGCCCTGATTTGTGAGCGCGTGGGGATATTTACCTTCCAGTATCAATTCTTCGTTCTCAAGGAAGGTGCTTACCGCATCGCTGATAAGGCTGCCTATTGCCAGTGCACGCAGGTAGCTCAGGCGGTCTTCCTTAGTTGTCAGCGTATTATATTTGGCTGCGTCTATAGAATCTTTTACCAGTTTTATGAGGTATTCCAGGGCAAATTCTTCAGGAATTAGGCCCAGGTTGATACCGTCTTCAAAATCGATAATGGTGTAACAGATATCATCGGCCGCTTCAACCAGATACGCCAGCGGGTGACGCTCATAACCTATATCTCCACTTGTTTTATTCGGAATCATTCCCAGCTCTTTCGCCACGTCCTGAACAAACTCTTTATCGCATTGGAAGAACCCGTACTTCTTATCAGATATATTGGCAGTCGGCTTTTTAGGAAGCGATTCTTTGGGGTATTTCATGAAAGTGCCAAGCGTGGCATATGTGAGGCGTAGGCCGCCCTCAACGCCGGGGCGTGATGATGTAAGCAGTGTGAAACCGTTGGCATTGCCTTCAAAATCAATCAGGTCCTGCCACTCTTTATCAGTAAGCTTATCACGGTACTGCTGCCCGTTGCCGGTTTTAAAATACTCGCCAATAGCTTTCTCACCCGAATGCCCGAAGGGTGGGTTGCCAATATCATGTGCCAGCGCCGCCGCTGCCACAATAGCCCCAAAATCGTTCATATGGAAACCATGCACTTCGCTTAAGTATGGATGCTTCTCTATGATTTTCTTGCCTACCAAACGCCCAAGTGAACGCCCAACTACACTCACTTCAAGGCTGTGCGTGAGGCGGGTGTGCACAAAGTCGGTTTTAGAGAGCGGTATCACCTGCGTCTTGTCCTGCAGGCTGCGGAACGCCGACGAGAATATAATACGGTCATAGTCCACCTCAAAGCCGAGGCGGGTATCATCCTGTTCTTTACGTAAACGCTTGCTTGTATCGCCCTGCCTTTTAAGAGACAGCAGCTGTTCCCATTGCATCATGGAGTTTTTGTTTCAGGTTTAAGGTTTCAAGTTACTCACTCTTGCAGCAAAACTTGTGGCTTGTGCCTTTTGGCTAGTTACTCTTCTTTACGTGGTGTTTTTACGAACTTCTTATCAGCCAGTACAAAATCCTTTGACTTCATTGGGTAGTCGTGATAGCTGATATCGCTTGGGTTTTCAATCACCGAGCGTATCGTTATCTTATCGCCTTCCTTAAAGCTATTCACCACTATTTTATAATCCAGCAGGTACTCGCCACAGTGGTAGTTGCCTTTCTCATCTTTTCCGATAATGCCGGTGTATATATCCTTTTTATCTTTTGACATGATTTATTCTGATTTGCCTATATCATCGAAAGAATTTTTCCGACTCATTGCTTCATTATACAATTTAATATCAACTACATAGGTGTTAGAGAAGTTGTCGTGCCAGCCATACGCGTCATCACCAATAAAAGATAATGCCTCAAAAGGTATCAGCCTGCACAATGTACGCAGCACAATTGTCCCAAAAGATGGTTTTGAACCGTCGGCCATTACAACCATTGTCCCGGTGATTAACTTCCCTACCGTCCTCTGGAAAATTGATTCCGTTACAATGAAGTAAATCATTAATAGCAGCAGGCTGTACATGATATCTTCGAGCGTAGTCACAGTCTCAATCCAGGCCGTAAATCCTTCGGGATCTATTACAATCGCGATAAAACTCAACACGAACACAATCACATACCGGAAAATTAGGTCTATCACAAAATTCCCGAATCGCTTGCTTTTTACAGCAAGCACATCATCTGTTATTTCCATAAGGTGTTTTCAATCAAATAAGGAGCAGTTGCCTGCCCCTCATTTTCTGTTTGTGTTTGTTTTAAGGTTAAGATCCGCACATTTCGCAGTCTTCAGGGTCAGCATTGCGTGAACGCTCAAGCATCGCCCTGAACTCTGCCGCACTCATGCCTTCTGCTTCCGCCTCAACGGTTACAACTTCAGGCATTGCGGCTGCAACCGGTGCAGGCTCAGCTTTTTTATCGTTATTCAGCGTAAATTTAATAGCATCAACCGCGCTCTTCGTCCTCAGGTAATACATGCCTGTTTTCAGGCCGCTCTGCCATGCATAGAAGTGCATCGACGTAAGCTTGGCAAACGTAGCGCCCTCCATAAACAGGTTAAGTGACTGGCTCTGGTCAATGAAGTATCCGCGCTGGCGAGACATATCAATGATGTCTTTCATACTCATTTCCCATACGGTTTTATACAGCTCTTTTATATCAGCCGGGATGCCTTCAATATTCTGGATTGAACCATTTGCCCTCATGATCTCCTGTTTCAGGGTCTCGTTCCACAAGCCAAGGCGCACCAGGTCTTCAAGCAGGTGCTTGTTCACCACAATGAACTCGCCCGAAAGTACGCGGCGCGTGTATATGTTTGATGTATAAGGCTCAAATGCCTCATTGTTGCCCAGTATCTGTGATGTAGAAGCTGTAGGCATTGGCGCCATAAGCAGTGAGTTGCGCACGCCATGCTCCATAACTTCTTTACGAAGCGAAGCCCAGTCCCAACGCCCGCTAAGGTCGCTGTCATTAAGCCCCCAGAGGTTATACTGGAACTCGCCCTGAGATATTGGCGAACCTGCAAATGTAGAGTATGGCCCTTCTTCTTTCGCCATTTCCATAGATGCGGTAACGGCGGCAAAGTACATGGTTTCAAATATTTCCTGGTTTAGCTTTTTAGCCTCATCACTGGTGAATGGCAGGCGCATAAGTATAAATGCATCCGCAAGGCCCTGCACACCCAAACCAACCGGACGGTGGCGCATGTTACTGTTCTCGGCCTCTTTCACCGGATAGTAGTTCCTGTCAATAACCTTGTTAAGGTTACGGGTTACGCGCTTAGTAACCTGGTATAGGTAATCGTGGTTGAATTTGCCATCTTCAACAAACATTGGCAGTGAAATTGAAGCCAGGTTACATACGGCAACCTCATCAGGCGCAGTATATTCCATAATTTCCGTACACAGGTTTGATGAACGTATAGTACCAAGGTTCTTTTGGTTTGACTTGCGGTTAGCGGCGTCTTTGTAAAGCATGTATGGCGTACCGGTCTCGATTTGAGACTCCAGTATTTTTTCCCAAAGCTCACGTGCCTTAATGGTCTTACGGCCACGGCCCTGTGCTTCGTAAGATGTATACAGCGCTTCAAACTCATCGCCATAAACATCATATAGTCCCGGGCACTCGTTAGGGCACATCAGCGTCCAGTGTGCATCTTCCTGCACGCGCTTCATAAACAGGTCACTTGTCCACATTGCGTAAAACAAGTCACGTGCACGCATTTCTTCTTTACCGTGGTTTTTCTTCAGGTCAAGGAAATCCATGATATCAGCATGCCATGTCTCAATGTACACAGCAAAGCTTCCCTTGCGCTTACCGCCGCCCTGATCAACATAACGTGCAGTGTCGTTAAACACACGCAACATCGGCACAATACCGTTTGATGTACCGTTTGTACCGCGGATGTAAGAGCCTGTAGCCCTCACGTTGTGTATAGAAAGGCCTATACCACCCGCCGACTGCGATATCATGGCTGTTTGCTTCAGCGTGTCATAAATACCTTCAATACTGTCATCGCGCATGGTCAAAAGGAAGCAAGACGACATCTGCGGCTTTGGCGTACCCGCGTTGAAAAGCGTTGGCGTAGCATGGGTAAAATATTTTTTAGACATCAGCTCATACGTTTCTATAGCTGAGTCTATATCGTTCAGGTGGATACCTACAGATACACGCATAAGCATGTGCTGCGGGCG
This genomic interval carries:
- a CDS encoding 1-deoxy-D-xylulose-5-phosphate synthase, yielding MPGKILSNINSPKDIKQLSISELHQLSHELREFIIDVVSVKEGHLGASLGVVELTVALHYVFDTPNDLLIWDVGHQAYGHKILTGRRDSFDTNRQLGGISGFPKRDESEYDAFGTGHSSTSISAALGMALASKLKGDSEKVHIAVIGDASIASGMAFEALNHAGMTDANLLVILNDNSIGIDPSVGALKHYLTEVKAGRNPRQNNMIRSLNFNYSGPIDGHNLEVLVAELNRQKSLKGPRFLHIVTTKGKGMKLAEEDQVKYHAPGKFNRETGEVLPVKNEGLPPKYQDVFGLTLVELAQQNDKIIGITPAMPSGSSMKFMMEAFPDRAIDVGIAEQHAVTLSAGLASQGMTVFCNIYSTFLQRAYDQVIHDVALQNLPVIFCLDRAGLVGEDGATHHGVFDIAYLSCIPNLIIYAPRNESDLRNILYTAQLGLPHPIAIRYPRGRAENADWLKPFERIEIGKAQQLKSGSEAAILSTGTIGNNVTKALANSSSADKFSHYDFGFIKPLDEELLHKIFAEFKSIITIEDGTVIGGFGSSITAFAAKHNYRAAIRVLGIPDNFIEHGTVTELQQICGIDVKSLTDIFSAY
- a CDS encoding DUF3078 domain-containing protein, which codes for MKFRVYLTTVVFLAFFFQLKAQVLITTTLPDTITYWTKTNTVGLDINQVAFVNWSVGGNNSVAGLAKGAFIRKYTKGNLNWNNELILKYGLNSQEGREMRKTDDQIQMNSTFGYRTDTISNWYYSSKFTFNTQFANGYAYPNTDIEISAPFAPAYIFLGVGTEYIRKDLGLTAYFSPLTEKTTLVLNQMLADKGAFGVDGAIYDSESNKLRDGKKSRTEVGILVTNQIKRPVAKNIKMDHRISFYSDYLNNFGNIDVDWQLSLDMTVNEYVKANIGTHIIYDDDIKATEERDGGVVTVGPKLQLKQILGLGLSYTF
- a CDS encoding deoxyguanosinetriphosphate triphosphohydrolase, yielding MQWEQLLSLKRQGDTSKRLRKEQDDTRLGFEVDYDRIIFSSAFRSLQDKTQVIPLSKTDFVHTRLTHSLEVSVVGRSLGRLVGKKIIEKHPYLSEVHGFHMNDFGAIVAAAALAHDIGNPPFGHSGEKAIGEYFKTGNGQQYRDKLTDKEWQDLIDFEGNANGFTLLTSSRPGVEGGLRLTYATLGTFMKYPKESLPKKPTANISDKKYGFFQCDKEFVQDVAKELGMIPNKTSGDIGYERHPLAYLVEAADDICYTIIDFEDGINLGLIPEEFALEYLIKLVKDSIDAAKYNTLTTKEDRLSYLRALAIGSLISDAVSTFLENEELILEGKYPHALTNQGRYTAQMRDIINLSVKNIYQSREVVEKEIMGYRMINVLLDSFCTAYNKKYDGTAGNYDNLLLKMLPEKFITEKMNLYDRLLHICHFVSTLTDGKAVLLYNMITGNK
- a CDS encoding RDD family protein, producing the protein MEITDDVLAVKSKRFGNFVIDLIFRYVIVFVLSFIAIVIDPEGFTAWIETVTTLEDIMYSLLLLMIYFIVTESIFQRTVGKLITGTMVVMADGSKPSFGTIVLRTLCRLIPFEALSFIGDDAYGWHDNFSNTYVVDIKLYNEAMSRKNSFDDIGKSE
- a CDS encoding ribonucleoside-diphosphate reductase subunit alpha; this translates as MYVVKRDGKREPVMFDKITDRVRKLCYELNELVDPVKVAMRVIEGLYDGVTTSELDNLAAETAASMTVTHPDYAQLAARIAVSNLHKNTKKSFSETMHDMYKYVNPRTNQEAPLISDEVYEVIMANAEKLDSTIIYNRDFNYDYFGFKTLERSYLLKVNGQIAERPQHMLMRVSVGIHLNDIDSAIETYELMSKKYFTHATPTLFNAGTPKPQMSSCFLLTMRDDSIEGIYDTLKQTAMISQSAGGIGLSIHNVRATGSYIRGTNGTSNGIVPMLRVFNDTARYVDQGGGKRKGSFAVYIETWHADIMDFLDLKKNHGKEEMRARDLFYAMWTSDLFMKRVQEDAHWTLMCPNECPGLYDVYGDEFEALYTSYEAQGRGRKTIKARELWEKILESQIETGTPYMLYKDAANRKSNQKNLGTIRSSNLCTEIMEYTAPDEVAVCNLASISLPMFVEDGKFNHDYLYQVTKRVTRNLNKVIDRNYYPVKEAENSNMRHRPVGLGVQGLADAFILMRLPFTSDEAKKLNQEIFETMYFAAVTASMEMAKEEGPYSTFAGSPISQGEFQYNLWGLNDSDLSGRWDWASLRKEVMEHGVRNSLLMAPMPTASTSQILGNNEAFEPYTSNIYTRRVLSGEFIVVNKHLLEDLVRLGLWNETLKQEIMRANGSIQNIEGIPADIKELYKTVWEMSMKDIIDMSRQRGYFIDQSQSLNLFMEGATFAKLTSMHFYAWQSGLKTGMYYLRTKSAVDAIKFTLNNDKKAEPAPVAAAMPEVVTVEAEAEGMSAAEFRAMLERSRNADPEDCEMCGS